The Telopea speciosissima isolate NSW1024214 ecotype Mountain lineage chromosome 11, Tspe_v1, whole genome shotgun sequence genome includes the window GTCAAATGTTATTTTAGGCAAAAGTACTAACCCCTAATTGGTTGTCTCAAGGCCAAAGCGCTCTCAAGGCTTTCCCAGAAATCAGATCATCCTTCCGTCACTTCTATAGGATCTACATAACAGATAAAGATTTAAATTACCTCCCTTATAATTCCAGGATATTACAGCTTTGGATAGTTGAAATCATATagcccttttgattttgaattttcttgcacaaagatgcaaattcatcaaaggcaaTGTTTTTTATGACTCAAAAATAAAGTCCATGTAAATCGTGAAAAGTCGTCAACTATCACAAAGGTATAGTGTTTTCTACTAAAATTAGGTGTTGTGATTGGTCCAAATAAGTTTAGATGCAATAGTTTCAAAGGTCTATCGGTTGACACTATATTTTTGGCCTTGTGTGATGCCTTGGTCTGTTTACCCCTTTGACATCCATCACAAAAATGATCTTTGTCAAAATTCAGTTTTGGAAGATTTCTAACTAAATTTTTGGAGGCAATAGTTTTGATTATCTTTACATTTATATGACAAAGCTTCCTATGCCATACACTAGATTCAGTGCTAGAAATAAGGCAGGTACTATTAAGGTTAGATTCATTAATCAAGCATGTATAGATATTATTCTTCTAGTTCCTTTCAATATTACTTAATTTTCAGAATTAATAACCAAACAGTGTGACGCATCAAAGTTTACTTTATATCTCACACTACATAGTTGACTAACACTTTGTAAATTGTATGCTAATTTAGTTACTAAACACACATTTGAAATAATTTTTACCGCTAATTTCATTGTTCCCAATAccaatgattttttcttttccattgtcTCCAAAAGTCACCCATCCACCATCTTGTTTCTTTAGTTCAGTGAATAATTTGGAGTTTGCCGTCATGTGTTTGGAGCAACCACTGTCGATGTACcattcaatttttcttttgctcttcaagcatacctacaaaacaaaatcaattaTAACTTAGTCCCCATATTTTCATGGGTCCATCGGTGTTAGGATCAAGTCTTCCTTTCGGTACCCAAACCTTTTTATAGTTATAGTTCTTATCTGGAACACAACCTTTAGATCGTTGATAcctaggatcacagatataaAATGGGGAAGATACCCTTACTTGTTTTCGTGACTTTTGATGATCAAGATATTTTTTAGGCCTCCTTCCTCTTTGAGTTCTTTGGTATACATTTGGTATATAATAACCATATTGTTCAGGATGATAAGTCATATATGACTTATAAGTATGTTAAGGTCCAGGCCTTCTTTCCATCATGTATGGAGCCTGAGGTTGATGGTACTGCCTTTGGATTCTTTGAAGTGCGAAGTTTCTTTGAGGTCTATCCCTTCTTCGAGATGCATATTGAAAGGCATAATTGTTCTATTTTCCATACCTTTGATTCTTTTATatacactacaagaaaaagggttttttgtAGTATTTTTAGACGGGCCTTAGCGGCGTTTACTGATAAACGCAATCATATAGGAACATTCGACGGCGTTTATTAACAAACGTTGGTATATAAAGTACAATAAGTAGAAATCGTGGCGTTTATATGTAATTGCCGCTACAAGTACATCTTTGGGGGCCTTTGGTTTGAACTGCCGGGGTATGGAACAATACAACGGCGTTTATTTGTAATCGCCACAGTAGCATACATCTTTAGGGGCGTTGTTTTGAACTGCCGGGGTATGTAAAAATACAACGGCATTTATTTGTAAACGCCGTAGTATCATACATCGTTCTTAGATTGCCAGGGTATGTAACATCGTTTGAGGCGTTTACTTGTAAACGCCGTAGTATCATACTATATTCATTTTAGGGCGTTTAGGAAAAAATGCCATTATATGGGGAGTTTCACGCAATAACTCCAAGCTCTTTTCATTTCCCACCTCTTGCCGCGCGCTAACAATATcctctctaaactctcaaaTCACAATCCCTCACGTTTCACTCTCAAATCTCTTTCAAATCCCTCTCAATCTCTCATCGTTCCTCTTCCTTATCTAATCTTCACATTCTCTCTGAGATTTCTCCCAAATCTCTTTCAATCTCTCTCCCGCTGCAACCGTTGTGGACAATTGGGGGCTAAAACAACTGATTGAGGAATAAGGGGAGGATTCTAGGGTTGGTGTTGCTCCGGCCACCGCTGCCAAGAGCTCCAGCCTGCTATAGTTGACATTGGTGTTGCTCTTGTCCTCCCTGCTCGAGGAACATCTCCTACTCTGAGGTACTTAGTACGTTCTTACTCTTGttattcctcttttctctcctatttCCTCTGCTCTTTCTATTTGCAGTTTAAGCCAGAATCTTGTGACATTCAAGCTCATAAAGGTGATAGAATCAAAGTACACTATAGGGTAAGTGATTGTATGCTTCAACTGAATGTTGAAATCTATGGGGCGTTGCGATAGGAATGGGAATCACATGACTTATTCAGCCTGTACATGACCCATATGATAGAACCTGAAATTAGACTCCCAACATCTATTTAGAAACCTGCAAGACTGCCTGGATTAAAGATCAAAATAGCATTCTAGAGCCTTTGCTTTTTTCACTTTATTGCAGTGTAAAATTTCACCTCAATTTTTTCATTACTTTACTTGTTATTAGCTTTTTATCCCTATAGACAGACATTAGATATAGTTTGAGTCTGCTGAATATTTTCCCTGAAGAGATCCGTTACTTTTGCCCTCAGCTTTAGATGATTAAATTAAGAAGTTTGAATTTGGCGCAAGTCATTCCAAGGCTATAATTTTATATTGAAGTTTTTGTACTTTGAATCTAATTTTCCCTTTTGGTTGCCATGATTTGCTGACTTAGTACACTGAGCCTTCATTGTAGAATGTTTAATGCATTAAAAAATtctattgggaaaaaaaaattgaagaatgtcTTTCACATTACATGGTTTAGGGTGTTAATTTCATGGTTACTGGAGGCCTCTGTCTTTGTAGATCTCCCCTAGAGGTTAGCTAACCAACACCTCTTGCATTGTAATTTTGTAGGGAAAAGATACCGTTAAAAGAATGGAGAATGTCTCGTTATATGAGGCTGATAAAAGTAAAGAATGCTCTAGTTTGGTGATCCTAACCAACTGCCAGAATTCTCATTATTGATCGCTTGAAGTGGGACCAGGGTATGGATGCACATAGGGTGGGCTTGAGTGTAGCATTTGTTAAATTTCAAATACTGTCCTGATGGCTATCTTATGTGTTCAGATGTAAATTACTTATGGACTGGCCAATTAACACTCCTGGATCAAGACAGGAATTGGGGCAGACACAAGGgctttaaggaaaaaaaaagaagtagaaagaataggaagaaaaaaGTGGAAAGATTAAACCATTCGGAGTAAGGTGTCTTGCAacaactttctttgtttttaatgCTGGGAAAATGTATTGGTATACCAGTACAACGGAGGCTCCAAGATTTATTTGATAGGGTTTATAAATAGTTTACTTTGTGTTTTcctttagggagaaagaacactatctgggttattttattttatttttgttctgaATTTAATGGTTGCAGTGTTGCACTATTGTATTGTCTCTTCCTGAGGTATCAGTTTTATTGTGCTTTGGTGAGTCTTTCATGTTGGGATTCGTTGACAATAGTATGGCATTGACCGGCTCTGCCACAACTTCTCTCTCTAAGGAGATACCCAGCGGCGGATTTCATGGGTTCTACATACTCTAACGAAACCAGTGCAATTCTATTTAGATAAGGGACAAcactaaactttttttttgggtaacgcACTTAACTAACGTTGGCTATTAAAGTGTACTTAATAGCCACAGACTGACCCACTTGGATGGGTGGTCCATTGTTtgggcttttttcttttttaccccCAGCTGTCTAATGTAGTCAATGATTGGAAAATCATTCACTTCAGAATTCAGTCTAGACATTGAGAGTGACTGGAGTAGTTAGAACTGATAATGGAGTAATCCCAAACAATCTCTTCTGTTCAGCCCTAGCATATTCTTAATCTTCTTAGTTCTCTGCTGTTCTCACTCTCATCCCAGGTTCAAGATAAACAATCTTTCTTATCCATCTTTTCTACTacatgttatttcatttggttaACCTGGAATCAATGTTGTTTTTCACAATCTCCCTCCCTTCCTAACCCCACTTATGTTATGAGGAATGTAAATCGGTGGATTTCTGATTTGAAACTTTATCCCTCTCATCTTAGTTTTATGATTCTAAGCTTCTTGTCCCATCCCCCTCAATGTTGGATTACTTAGAATTAACACAACCTGACTCTCTGATCCTCATCAGTGAGTCAGGTTGTTTTGCGACTGATACAAGAGAGGCTGGCTGGGCTGTTATAGTAATTTATAGAAAGAACTTCATCTGAAAAAATTGTGTGTCAATAGAACAACACATTTTGGGTCCTCTTTCAAGGCTTCTATGAGGATTACAGACAATTGGGTGTCCTTGTTCTCTCTTCCTTTGTTCAAGCGGACAAGGTGATCAGTAGACCCATAAATTGACTCAGCAGTTGCAAGTGCCAGTCTTCTCTTTCCTATACAATCCATCCCTCGAATTAGAAACCAATTCCCATTCTTCTCGGACAATTTGGAGGAACCTATTAAAGCTTCTGCAATGGAAGGGATTATCGCAGATTGCCAAGGGATATTCTCTTGCAATAGCTTACAGAGATCTCTTTTTGGGTCcatctttccttccttttttgaaCCTTGGATGCCATGGAATCAGAGAAAAGAGGATTGCCAAGAGCAAGAGTGGTCTTCACTTCCTGGCTTTCCAtgcttttcagaaaatccaagCTCAATTCTGACTGCTGGTGTTCCCATGCCTCTTCATTAGTGAAACCAAATTCAATTGTTCGTGACTGGTGACTTCTCAATTGAGATGCAATGCTTGTGATATGGTTGGTCTCCAATATAGACTCCGTGAAAGAAATCGAAGTCGATTCAGGGAAAATGCTGGCACTTGAGTTTTGGTTGTTGAATAAGGAAGAGCCTTTCTTGTGGAGGATCTGATTAGGCCTTGGATGGTGTAGGCTGTGGCATAACCTGTTCCatcttttcttcaattcaaccaaatcatcctgaaaaaaataaaatattaataaaggAGACACGTTGTAAGAACAGAGGAAGAGAACTTAATTGAAAGTTGTTTaaaacatcatcatcaacatctctTTACCTTGTGATGGGTGTCAGCTTTATATGGCTGCAACCAGTAAGGCAAGTTGGTTAGACCCTTGACCATGTCTTTGGAATTGCAAGAGctaagaagagaggaagatgggTTTTGCTGGCCTGATGTGAATATGGCTGCCTCTTTTTCAAAATTGGAGATACAATCAGCACAATAGGTGAGATTGTCtgtttcttccttaggagtgaAAGGTTTTGTTTCTGGCACTAGAGATGtgtttggagagagagatacctttGAGTCAAGGGCACTACAAgactgaaaaaaaaagaaaagattaaatctaatgcaaaaaaggaatttaaaaaaagaagaagaagaatctctAAATTTGCTAGTCAATACAGATATGGTAAATGAATTTCCTACTCTGGGGTAAGACCAACAATCTTAAATAAAGAGATTCACTATTTCTTCCCCTATGCTATGTTGCTGCTATATTTTACATACAGTTATTTCTCATTGGGTGTCATTTGTCCATCTGTAGTTCCATAAAACCATCCAAAACAAACAGATAAAAATTGGAACAGAAatccaaaaatcccaaacaaacaaacaaaaagaaaccaTTTAAGATTTTATGTCTATTTTTTACACTTGTTTTACGTTCTCAACGTCCACTTGTTTTACGTTCTTAATGTCTTTAATTCTCTTAAAGACAACTTGTTAAAGATTCCAAATCTTTAGAATCTGATCATCTGGTCTCATTCAGATTTTGTATGATACCATTCTCTTGTAATAGGTTTTGTGAGGTGGTTAGGCTACAATCAAATGGATAGGAGTTGGGTTCATAGATCACGAGATCGTATATTCCGTTCGGGTGATCAATATGAAGCTGGTGTAAATGGTTTCCTGGACTTTGCTTTTTCCACAGTACCCATAGGGGAGAAGATTTCATGCCCGTGTATAATTGCATTAATCGACGACTGGGAACACGAGATGAAGTGTTTGAGCACTTGATAGTTGATGGAATTATGGCTGGCTATACGGTGTGGAGTTCCCATGGGGAAGTTATACCTTCAAATACCACAATAATAGAAAACATTGTggttgatgaagaagatgaagaagatgaagagattATTAACATAAATGACATACTTCAAGATGTGTTTCCTAGTGAAGCCTTTGAAGGAGCTGGTGGTAGTAGCACAAGTGGACACATAGAGGGAATAGAAAATTAGTCAGAAAAATTGGATAGATTGATGCAAGAAGCAGAGAAGGCATTGTATCCAGAATGCAACGAGTTCACAAAATTGTCATTTACTGTTGCAATATATCACATAAAGTGCCTATGCAGTTGGAGTGACAAGTCCTTCTCTATGTTGttggatttattgaagaaagcaCTACCACAAAATAATACCTTGCCGAATTCTTTATATGAAGCAAAGAAGATGCTTAAAGATTTGGGACTCAGTTACAACATGATCGATGCATGCCCCAAAGATTGTATGCTATATTGGAAGGATGCATCTAATGAAAAATCTTGTCTCAAATGTGGGGCATCAAGATATACACCCAAATCCAAAGCTCCAACAAAAACATTACGCCACTTTCCTCTGATACCAAGGCTTCAAAGATTATATAAGTCATCAGTAACATCATCTGAAATGAGATGGCATAAAGATGGACGTATGGATGATGGGAAAATACGTCATCCTGCAGATGTAGAAGCATGGAAGGATTTGGACAGACTGCATCCAACTTTTAGTGCGGATCCCCGAAATGTTAGGTTGGGGCTTTCAAGTGATGGATTTAATCTTTTAAATGATATTAAGAATTCATATAGCATTTGGCCTGTTATTGTGGTGCTATATAATCTGTCACCATGGAAGTGCATGAAACAAACATCGTTCATGTTGACATTACTAATTCTAGGTAAAAATCAGCCTAGAAATGATATAGATGTTTATTTACAGCCTTTGATTGATGAATTAAAATTATTGTGGGATGGTGTTGACACCTATGATTCATTGAAGAAAGAGTCATTCCATTTACGTGCCTGCCTCTTATGGACAATCAACGACTTTCCTGCATATGCCAATCTTTCAGGTTGGAGCACCAAGGGTGCATTGGCGTGCCCTTGTTGCAACAAAGAGACCATGTCAACTTGGTTGAAACACAGCCATAAGCAATGCTACCTAGGCCATCATCGATTCCTAGAAGGAAATCATAAATTTCGATTGGATAAGAGAGGTTTCAATGGTTGTGTTGAGTTTGGGGTAGCACCACAGCCCCTTTCAGGTATTGCTTCGCTAGCTCAAATGGAAGGTGTAGAATTTTCTGCATTTGGTAAGGGATCTAATAAGAATGATACCGGTAAACGAAAGAGAGTTGGAGGTCGAACTGAACTACCTTTTAATTGGAAGAAGAGAAGTGTATTCTTTGAGTTGCCATATTGGAAGCATAATCTACTCCGTCATAATCTGGATGTCATGCATATAGAAAAGAATGTATGTGACAACATCATTGGTACACTGTTGGAATTAAAAGATAGATCAAAGGATAAGTTGGAGGCCCAACTAGATTTGCAAGACATGAACATTAGACCATCTTTGCATCCGCAGAGGATAGAGGGGAGCACTAAAGTGATTATACCTCCAGCAAGCTATATAATGTCTAAGGTAGAAAAAGAACAGTTTTGCAAAGCTTTAGATGGTTTGAAGGTGCCTGATGGGTATTCTGGAAATCTATCACGTTGTGTGAAAGTTACTGAAAGGGATATGTCTGGAATGAAGAGCCATGATTGTCATGTTTTAATGCAACAACTCCTTCCTCTATCAATACGGGTACATCCAACGAAGAATGTTAAGTtggtgttgttgtcattgtGCGCTTTCTTTCGAAGTGTATGTGTGAAAGTTGCTAAAACCGAAGATTTGAACCAACTTGAAGCCAGTATTGCAGAAACCCTATGCAATCTAGAGAGGATCTTCCCTCCTATATTCTTTGATGTTATGGTTCATCTAATGGTTCATTTACCACGGGAGATATTATTGGGTGGACCCGTCCACTATAGGTGGATGTATCCTTTTGAAAGGTTAGTCATTAATATCCTTGCTGCAAGTTCACAtgtttgttttatcttttatatttttgttcccATGTACTAATTATGCGTATCAATAGGTTCAACAAGACCCTCAAGGATTACATGCGTAATGCAAGGCACCCAGAAGGGTCTATTGCAGAGGGATACATTGCAAATGAATGTTTACAATTTTGTGCTCTGCATATCAAAGGACTCGAGACCCGATTAACCCATCCAAAGAGGAATGTTGATAACGAACATCTACAGGTAGAGCAGCAACATTGGGCATTCTCATGCAAAGGTAGACCATTAGGGCGTGCTGCGATGGTGCGATTAGAGTGGAAAGAGATTGTACAAGCACATCGATATGTTCTATTGCATTACGAACCCATTGATACATATCGAAAGTAAGTGTCATGATTAATGTTACTTCACTTCAAGTCTTTATTCCAACTTTAATAAGACTTCTCTAATTGTAGGCTCCATTTGGAAGAGCTAAAAGAGAACCTAGGCCATAGGGTTCGATAAGAACAAAGAGATAAGGTGCATGCAGAGCAATTCACAGAATGGTTTAGAAGTCATGTAAGCAGTATTAAATTTTTTTGCTTTAATCTATTTAATATTGAAAAAACATACATTTGATTATCTCCATAACAACTAATGTTGAATCAAATAGGTGGACAAGCTACGCGAAAGTGGAGAAATCATACCTCCCATTATTCAAAGGCTAGCCCAGGGTCCCAATCAGGAAGTAAAAAAGTATAAGGGGTACATATTGAATGGTATACGTTTCCACACCAAGGATCGTGAAGCTAATCGACGAACCCAAAATAGCGGGGTCTTAGTAACCGCAATAACATCAAGCAACCCTCGTCGTAGAGATACTCGACCTTGTGATGGAAATGTGCATTACTATGGTGTGTTGAAGGAAGTTGTTGAGATGGAATATTCAGCGGACCTAAAAGTAATGCTATTCCGTTGTGATTGGGTTGAAACAAGCGATAGGGCAGTGTTCAAAGAACCTATTGGCTTTACACGGGTGAACTTCAATCATTTAATGCATACCGGTCGACATTTATCtgatgacccatttatctttcCTAGCCAAGCAAAGCAAGTATTTTATGTGTCAGACCCCCTCAACAAAGGCTGGGCTATTGCTCTCAGTGCATCAGTGCGCGATGTGTTTGATACGAATGTTGTTGTGGAAGAATACTTTACTCAAGATTATCAACATATGAACATGCAGACTAGGGATCTGAGACGAGTAAATATTGGTGGTGTTGATCTTAGTTGGGAAAGGATAGACTTAGAAGGAACAACAGTTGATGCAACTCTCCAATAATAATTTGATAATTATTTTATGGATTGTATATCCTTTTATTATTATGACTTTTCAAGGTAAGGTGTTTATTGTGCtaaacttttatttatttatgtaagtTCATAATTGATATATCTGATATACTTACTGTGATTGTGATCTTGTTCCAATGCAGGTTTAGGAGATGAATGAGCACCAGAGTTTCGGGGGCCCTAATACTAGCTCTGAGGGCCCTAGTATTAATTTTGAGGGCCATAGTTCGTCATCGTTATCTAGAAGTATAACTTtcagtttctaattttaaaaatataataattatgCTAATTACTAAATGAATACCATTTTGCTTACTAATaatgtcatattttttttattgtaggGCGTAAGAGAGGCCATACAAGAGCCTTCCATGTCTATAATAGGCCAAGTACTGATAAAAAAAGATATGCggataaatgattttgatgttatagTTGGTGATTACGGAGCTGAATTTGCCACATTCTGTGGTACTCTTGCTAGGACCCCAACACTACTACCGTTAGATTATCATGATTGGAGATTGATTCCGAAGCATTACAAAGAAGATACATGGGATAGGATTAAGGTATGGTGATATCACATCTTATATGTATGTATAAAGGAACTAAGAATGCATAGATATATATGTTGTTATTGTTGATGAGTTTATACTTCTATCTACTAATTCAATATGTTTAATAGGAAAAGTACAATGTGTCGGACTCAGCCCAACATGTTGTGTTAATGAGAATTGGCCACTCATGGCGGGATTACAAGGGAGAACTAAAAAAAATGACAGAGGAAAAATATCCTAATCTATTGATTGCCCCTCGCCCTATGAATCCTGTAGAAATTCCACAAACTCAGTGGGAGTACCTCCTTGGGAGGTGGACATCTTCACAATGGCAggtaatatgattttttttaatcaatgtaTTAACATAATTTCATTTGATTGAAATAATTATGATACATATTTTGCTTATGGGTTTTATGTATGATAGGATAAAtctaaaaaagaataaagagagTAGATCGAAACAAACTATGTCTCATACAGCCGGCAGGAGGAGCTTTGCACAGGTGGCTGAAGACATGAGGGTTGAAGACCCAGATGGCGAGGGACCTTCCAGAGTACAATTATTTAAGAGAACTCATACAAGGAGAGATGGCAGCATCATAGATCAGGCTGCGAGAGAAATCATAGTAAGTATTCCAAGGCTGTTGTTTGATAGTAATCTCAACCCCTTTCATTCACTGTTGCTGTATTTTTTGAAAGCAATTCATTATCAGATTTTGGGaccctatttttttcctttttctcttctcaattTGTGATGCTTGAGATTTTTCCGAGTGAGTCATATATGTTACTTTTTTGTGCATGTttttttcctccctctctctgttgGTTCTTCCTTTCGGAGTTCTTTCTTGTCTCATATTTGTATGTCTTCGAGATCAATGaaatttttatgattatttaataaaaagagaaggagaaatagagaaagagggagaggaatgagTACTAAGTATGGAATGtatgttcttttctattctGATGTTAACCTATTTTACATTGGTTTGTAGAACAAGATTGATGAGAAATTGGAGGAACAACCCccagaaatgagagaaatgaaacCTGTCCAAGACAAAGCGTTTGTGGTAGTGGTCGGCCCAGATTCAAGTGGCCGAGTGTTTGGTCAAGGCTTAGGTGTAAAGCCGACTACTTTTGGCACCACACCCAGAAATATTGAGGCAAGACGACGAGCAAGAAGAAGCGCAAAGAGAAGTACGAGAATTGAGGGAAGAGCTTAGAATTGTGAGAGAAGAATTGACAGAAATGGACACTTTGAAAGAAAAGTTGGTAGAAATGGATACTTTGAA containing:
- the LOC122644969 gene encoding uncharacterized protein LOC122644969 — encoded protein: MQEAEKALYPECNEFTKLSFTVAIYHIKCLCSWSDKSFSMLLDLLKKALPQNNTLPNSLYEAKKMLKDLGLSYNMIDACPKDCMLYWKDASNEKSCLKCGASRYTPKSKAPTKTLRHFPLIPRLQRLYKSSVTSSEMRWHKDGRMDDGKIRHPADVEAWKDLDRLHPTFSADPRNVRLGLSSDGFNLLNDIKNSYSIWPVIVVLYNLSPWKCMKQTSFMLTLLILGKNQPRNDIDVYLQPLIDELKLLWDGVDTYDSLKKESFHLRACLLWTINDFPAYANLSGWSTKGALACPCCNKETMSTWLKHSHKQCYLGHHRFLEGNHKFRLDKRGFNGCVEFGVAPQPLSGIASLAQMEGVEFSAFGKGSNKNDTGKRKRVGGRTELPFNWKKRSVFFELPYWKHNLLRHNLDVMHIEKNVCDNIIGTLLELKDRSKDKLEAQLDLQDMNIRPSLHPQRIEGSTKVIIPPASYIMSKVEKEQFCKALDGLKVPDGYSGNLSRCVKVTERDMSGMKSHDCHVLMQQLLPLSIRVHPTKNVKLVLLSLCAFFRSVCVKVAKTEDLNQLEASIAETLCNLERIFPPIFFDVMVHLMVHLPREILLGGPVHYRWMYPFERFNKTLKDYMRNARHPEGSIAEGYIANECLQFCALHIKGLETRLTHPKRNVDNEHLQVEQQHWAFSCKGRPLGRAAMVRLEWKEIVQAHRYVLLHYEPIDTYRK